In Calditrichota bacterium, the DNA window ATCCCACGCGCAGTCGGATGCCGGCGGCCCATGCCAGAAGTGCAGTGCGCAGCGAGCGGTGCGGCAGCAAGGCAAGTTCGAAGTGTTGCTGCCGGAGGCTGCGCGCAAGGCGGAACAGCGCAGCAACGCCGGCCTGCTTTCCCCTCTTGTCGTAGACGATCAGCTGGTCCAGGTAGGGGTTGTTCTCCAGCAGGTTGGCGGCGTTGGGCGTGGCCAAAAACGCGAGCCGGCAGCCGGGCATGCTCTTCTTCGCTGCCCGGACCAAGGGGGTGCTCAGCACAATGTCCCCTGGAAAAGCGGTGTGGACGATGAGCGCCGACTTGCAAGAAAGTGGGGTGGACAAAACGCCGCCCATTGCAGCTACTCGAGGCGTATGCCGCCGGGCAGTGTCTTCCAGCGGCGGTGCATCCAGAACCAATGGTCTGGGTACTCACGCACGTACTTTTCCAGGAGCGAGGTGTAGGCCTGGGTGGCACGCTGGATGTTGTCCTCGCTCAGCTCAGCCTCTCCACCCGGAGTAGCCAGGTCCAGATAAACCCGATGATGTGTGTTCCTCCACCTGACCGCCGAGCCGAAGAGGATGGGTGCCCCGGTCTTCAGCGAGAAGACGGCAGGCCCCTTGGGCGTCGATGCCGGGCGCCCAAAGAAGGTAACAAAAACCCCATTCTTGCCGGCATCTTGGTCCGAAAGGAGCGCCACGAATTTGCCTTCTCTGAGCGCTTTGACGACGCCACGGACCGCCGCCCCCATGTGGATGATCTCCACGCCCATGCGCTGGCGGTAGCGGTTCATCAGGTCATCGATGCGCTTGTTGTGCTGCTCACCAACCAGAAACGCCTCGGCATAGCCCAGAGCGCGTATCGCAGCGCCCATGATCTCCCAGTTGCCAAAGTGCCCACCTACGAGCACCACGCCCTTCCCTTTGCTTCGTGCCCATTCTAACAGCGACGGGTCGGGGAAGTGCACGAGTTCAAGCACCTTTTGCGGCGTGAGGTCGGGAAAGCGAATGTACTCGATGGTCATTTTGACAAAGTTCTGGTACGCGCGATGGGCGATCTGCGTGAGCTCGTTC includes these proteins:
- a CDS encoding lysophospholipid acyltransferase family protein, whose amino-acid sequence is MTLRIRHLVEYWLMAVMAIFVRLMPWATSLRIGDWVGTFTFRVLKVRRRVTMDNLRHAFPEKDQNELTQIAHRAYQNFVKMTIEYIRFPDLTPQKVLELVHFPDPSLLEWARSKGKGVVLVGGHFGNWEIMGAAIRALGYAEAFLVGEQHNKRIDDLMNRYRQRMGVEIIHMGAAVRGVVKALREGKFVALLSDQDAGKNGVFVTFFGRPASTPKGPAVFSLKTGAPILFGSAVRWRNTHHRVYLDLATPGGEAELSEDNIQRATQAYTSLLEKYVREYPDHWFWMHRRWKTLPGGIRLE